GGCGTAGTTGAACCTGTCGATGAAACTCACGGTTTCAGGTATATGGACGGCAAGGCCATTATCGGCTTTGTAGACGGAACAGAGAATCCGGCAGTTGATGAGAATCCTTATCATTTTGCGGTGGTAGGAGAGGAGGATGCTGATTTTGCAGGAGGAAGTTATGTTTTTGTCCAGAAGTACATTCACGATATGGTTGCGTGGAACGCTCTGCCTGTGGAAGAACAGGAGAAAGTGATCGGGCGTCGTAAGTTTAACGATGTCGAACTGTCTGATGAGGAGAAACCTCAAAATGCGCATAATGCCGTCACCAATATTGGTGATGACCTGAAAATTGTGCGTGCCAACATGCCGTTTGCCAATACATCTAAGGGAGAATATGGCACATACTTCATCGGTTATGCAAGTACGTTCAGTACGACCCGGCAGATGTTGGAAAGTATGTTCATCGGCAATCCGGTAGGAAATACCGACCGTTTGCTTGACTTCAGCACAGCCGTAACAGGAACGCTTTTCTTTGCTCCTTCCTACGATTTGCTGGGAGAATTGGGCGAATAAAAAAAGAAAAATAAGAATAAAAGATTGGAGGAGGATTACACTTTGGTAATCTCCTCCACTATATATTGATCTTTCACTCTCTTACAAGTACATACAAAGTATTCCGGATGTTTCAGGGCTCCTTCTAAAGTATCAGGAAGAATCATCTCTTTGGTACGTCTATCCATTGCCACTGTTGCATATAGAATACCCTCTTTTTCGCATCTCTCAATTAATGCATTTTTTAGTTCTTCTACGCTATATTCCATTTGTGTGAGACTTTATCGCTGCAAAGTTATGGAAAATATGTATATTTTGTGCAATAATATTCTTGTAATATATAAAAATAGCTCCCTAGTTCGTCCGCCGACGAGGGAGCTATCAACACAAAAACTAAACTAGACTTAACTAAACTATTCTATTCTTGGAATTTCACAATCCCTTTCTGTTCTTTGCAAAGGTAGCTATAAAACGGATTTTGGCAAACTATAATCGACAAAAATCACTTTTTTACCGATAAAATAAAGAATAATCAGCTCCTTTCGTCAAGAAAAGTCTGAAAAACTTGCTTATAACTATCGCTGATAGGAATGTATGTCTTGTCAAACACGATACGTCCGCGGTCAATCACACGTATTTTATCTTTTTGTACGATG
The Bacteroides luhongzhouii DNA segment above includes these coding regions:
- a CDS encoding Dyp-type peroxidase; amino-acid sequence: MNPYQNSFGGNIPQDVAGKQGENVIFIVYTLKDTPETLDKVKDVCANFSAMIRSMRNRFPELMFSCTMGFGADAWSRLFPEKGKPKELNTFEEIKGGKHTAVSTPGDILFHIRAKQMGLCFEFASIIDEKLQGVVEPVDETHGFRYMDGKAIIGFVDGTENPAVDENPYHFAVVGEEDADFAGGSYVFVQKYIHDMVAWNALPVEEQEKVIGRRKFNDVELSDEEKPQNAHNAVTNIGDDLKIVRANMPFANTSKGEYGTYFIGYASTFSTTRQMLESMFIGNPVGNTDRLLDFSTAVTGTLFFAPSYDLLGELGE